In Hydractinia symbiolongicarpus strain clone_291-10 chromosome 15, HSymV2.1, whole genome shotgun sequence, one DNA window encodes the following:
- the LOC130629254 gene encoding transcriptional activator protein Pur-alpha-like, which translates to MASSDNEHPREESRERDEERTPERDGGRQGRDDNDELATRSLRIQSKRYYVDVKENKRGRFVKLVEGLSNGAKNRMSFPMSVVPEIRDKLSTFADFYANMEPNAEREIPEDGRLKSDDLRSGQRRVYFDLKENKRGVFLRISSTATFGAPRQTIALPAQGIVDVRNVLTEFNDEYGGQEVDEPPELPEFQEMRVERKRFYFDCGNNDRGSFLRISEVTSRYRSSITIPKQGLSKFKDILDNVIDKMEST; encoded by the exons ATGGCATCTAGTGATAATGAACATCCAAGGGAGGAATCCAGAGAGAGAGACGAGGAGAGAACCCCAGAAAGAGATGGAGGCAGACAAG GACGTGATGACAATGATGAACTGGCAACTAGATCCTTACGAATTCAGTCAAAGCGTTACTATGTTGATGTGAAAGAAAATAAGCGTGGCCGCTTCGTAAAACTTGTTGAG ggtcTTTCAAATGGTGCCAAGAATAGGATGTCATTCCCAATGTCAGTTGTACCCGAAATCCGAGACAAGTTGTCAACTTTTGCGGACTTTTATGCAAATATGG AACCGAATGCAGAACGTGAAATACCAGAAGATGGCAGGTTGAAAAG CGATGATTTGCGATCTGGTCAACGCAGAGTATATTTTgacttaaaagaaaacaaacgcGGTGTGTTTTTAAGAATAAGCTCCACTGCTACATTTGGTGCACCACGACAAACAATTGCTTTGCCTGCCCAAGGTATTGTTGATGTGCGCAACGTGTTAACCGAATTCAATGATGAATATggtggccaagaagtcgatgaaccACCAGAGTTGCCAGAATTCCAAGAAATGAGAGTGGAACGAAAACGGTTTTATTTTGATTGTGGAAATAACGATCGTGGGTCTTTCTTACGAATATCTGAG GTGACAAGTAGATACAGAAGCTCAATCACTATTCCAAAGCAAGGTTTAAGCAAATTTAAAGATATACTAG ataatgTCATAGATAAAATGGAAAGCACCTGA
- the LOC130628867 gene encoding F-box only protein 30-like: MQDEPGIHLHCLNCYELNCFKHPNCPTILCENQCGLKYHACKDEEHKLVCRRHVRPCINSCFGCPFQIDSVSLMSHLECCPASVVHCGMNWNRYPLYSQIREQWLPFWQGNPVPKDGDLDIEFACSDQKHLNKEMSLRMKRGKLHFLQNQKQLNKVSPKRIKKLEVMLGGLAVTSSIDNNNIDEDDADSDDDDFVTYDGVASSGLSNISTVVMNTDIRSGYYDVPLNYRDMTGISKFPMSSSVVVNDYLPTENVEVISEDEKKLRMKAYSNVKFDGETLGLNVTIETMPKFQNQYPMYSFSCSNVFRRDQFTWHCKNMHCDIQSSLNGWMMERCPLANYGCPYSQIRFKPKDRKVRFLNMFSCFTSYSDITSNKSDDGRDQENKTTLFDLPPEIITYLLSYLDNLTLNCVAKTCHVLRNACYNMLDNRGIVMVIWNKKTYEESNSSSWKEEKKVRFFTTASSPMRDWVYTDSPPIGHHLATCPFFTRKKLSKAVKLPMDGVKLTKVKPKNYTPPRTHISLSSTDDWSD; encoded by the exons ATGCAAGATGAACCAGGAATCCATTTGCATTGCTTAAACTGTTATGAATTAAATTGTTTCAAACATCCAAACTGTCCAACAATTTTATGTGAAAATCAATGTGGGTTAAAATATCATGCCTGCAAGGATGAAGAGCACAAGTTAGTTTGTAGAAGGCATGTTAGACCATGCATCAATTCCTGTTTTGGATGTCCCTTTCAAATAGATAGTGTGTCTTTGATGTCACATTTGGAATGTTGCCCTGCAAGTGTTGTTCACTGTGGAATGAACTGGAATCGGTATCCTTTGTATTCACAG atACGGGAACAATGGCTGCCATTTTGGCAGGGAAATCCAGTTCCAAAAGATGGTGACTTAGATATTGAATTTGCATGTTCCGATCAAAAGCATTTGAACAAAGAAATGTCGCTCAGAATGAAGAggg GTAAacttcattttcttcaaaatcAGAAACAACTAAACAAAGTGAGTCCGAAACGTATCAAGAAGCTAGAAGTAATGTTAGGCGGCTTAGCTGTGACCTCCTCCATTGATAATAACAACATTGATGAGGATGATGCAGACAGCGATGATGACGACTTTGTGACCTACGATGGAGTGGCTTCGTCTGGTCTGTCGAATATATCAACTGTAGTTATGAACACAGACATTCGAAGCGGTTATTACGATGTGCCACTGAATTACCGAGATATGACAGGAATATCAAAATTTCCGATGTCCTCCTCCGTTGTTGTCAATGATTATTTACCGACAGAGAACGTCGAAGTGATTAGCGAGGATGAGAAAAAGTTGCGTATGAAGGCGTATTCCAATGTAAAGTTCGACGGGGAAACTTTAGGCTTAAACGTCACCATAGAGACGATGCCTAAATTTCAAAACCAGTACCCGATGTATAGTTTTTCGTGTTCCAACGTTTTTCGTCGTGATCAGTTTACATGGCACTGTAAAAATATGCACTGTGATATCCAGTCTTCATTAAACGGCTGGATGATGGAGAGGTGCCCACTTGCGAATTATGGCTGCCCATACTCACAAATTCGTTTTAAACCGAAAGATAGAAAAGTTCGTTTTCTGAACATGTTTTCCTGCTTTACTTCGTATTCTGACATCACGTCAAACAAAAGCGACGACGGTAGGGATCAAGAAAACAAGACGACACTTTTCGATTTACCACCTGAAATTATTACCTATTTATTATCTTACCTCGATAACCTGACTTTAAACTGCGTTGCAAAAACCTGTCACGTACTAAGAAATGCGTGTTATAATATGTTGGATAACAGAGGCATTGTGATGGTTATTTGGAACAAGAAAACATATGAAGAGAGTAATTCTTCATCCTGgaaagaagagaaaaag GTAAGATTCTTCACTACAGCTAGTTCACCTATGAGAGATTGGGTTTACACAGATTCGCCACCCATTGGTCATCACCTAGCAACCTGTCCATTCTTTACCAGAAAAAAGCTTTCTAAAGCGGTAAAACTACCTATGGATGGAGTTAAGTTAACGAAGGTAAAACCAAAAAATTACACGCCACCGAGAACACATATTTCACTCTCCTCCACAGATGATTGGTCAGATtag